From Camelina sativa cultivar DH55 chromosome 7, Cs, whole genome shotgun sequence, one genomic window encodes:
- the LOC104700190 gene encoding putative vesicle-associated membrane protein 726, producing the protein MGQQNLIYSFVARGTVILVEYTEFKGNFTSVAAQCLQKLPSSNNKFTYNCDGHTFNYLVVNGFTYCVVAVESVGRQIPMAFLERVKEDFSKRYGGGKATTAKANSLNREFGSKLKEHMQYCMDHPEEISKLAKVKAQVTEVKGVMMENIEKVLDRGEKIELLVDKTEDLRSQAQDFRTQGTKLKRKMWYDNMKIKLIVFGIIMALVLIIILSVCPGFKCT; encoded by the exons ATGGGACAACAGAATTTGATATACAGCTTCGTGGCTCGTGGTACGGTGATCCTCGTTGAGTATACAGAATTCAAAGGGAATTTCACTTCCGTCGCTGCACAATGCCTTCAGAAGCTTCCTTCTTCCAACAACAAGTTTACATACAACTGCGATGGTCATACCTTCAATTACCTCGTCGTAAATGGCTTCA CCTATTGTGTTGTTGCTGTTGAATCTGTTGGGAGGCAGATTCCAATGGCTTTCTTGGAGAGAGTCAAGGAGGATTTTAGCAAAAGATATGGTGGTGGTAAAGCTACCACTGCTAAAGCCAACAGCTTGAACAGAGAGTTTGG GTCTAAACTGAAGGAGCACATGCAGTACTGTATGGATCATCCTGAAGAGATTAGCAAACTTGCCAAGGTTAAGGCTCAAGTGACTGAGGTGAAGGGTGTTATGATGGAGAACATTGAGAAG GTCCTTGACCGAGGTGAGAAAATTGAGCTTCTAGTTGACAAAACCGAGGACCTTCGTTCACAG GCTCAAGATTTCAGAACGCAAGGAACGAAACTGAAAAGAAAGATGTGGTATGACAACATGAAGATTAAGCTCATTGTCTTTGGTATCATCATGGCCTTGgttctcatcatcatcctctcgGTTTGTCCTGGCTTCAAGTGTACctaa
- the LOC104704262 gene encoding receptor-like protein 12: MIHETDPYGSIGSSGIIDHIDLQYKGLHMEQANVLTSYTTIDLSGNLLEGHIPEYIGLLKALIALNLSNNAFTGHIPLSVANLKEIESLDLSRNQLSGTIPNGLASLSFLAYINVSHNQLKGEIPQGTQITGQPKSSFEGNAGLCGIPLEETCFGSNTPPTQQPKEENEEEEHVLSWKAVAIGYGPGLLVGLAIAQLIASYKPEWLAKIIGPKKRINR, from the coding sequence atgataCACGAGACCGATCCTTACGGGTCAATCGGATCTTCTGGCATTATAGATCATATAGATTTGCAATACAAAGGTCTACACATGGAGCAAGCAAATGTCCTCACTTCCTACACCACCATTGATCTTTCTGGAAACCTACTTGAAGGACATATTCCTGAATATATTGGTCTCTTGAAGGCACTGATTGCACTCAACTTATCAAACAACGCTTTCACAGGCCATATTCCTCTGTCTGTGGCCAATCTTAAGGAGATCGAGTCACTAGATTTGTCAAGAAACCAACTCTCAGGGACTATTCCTAATGGACTCGCGAGCCTCTCGTTTTTGGCCTACATAAATGTGTCTCATAACCAACTCAAGGGTGAAATACCACAAGGAACACAAATCACTGGGCAACCTAAATCTTCCTTTGAAGGGAATGCTGGTCTTTGTGGTATTCCTTTGGAGGAGACTTGCTTTGGGAGTAATACGCCACCAACACAGCAGCCCAAAGAAGAAAACGAGGAAGAGGAACACGTGTTGAGCTGGAAAGCAGTGGCCATAGGATATGGACCTGGATTGTTGGTTGGATTAGCAATAGCACAACTAATTGCCTCATACAAGCCAGAGTGGCTCGCAAAAATAATTGGTCCAAAGAAGCGCATAAACCGTTAG
- the LOC104704258 gene encoding receptor-like protein 12, whose amino-acid sequence MNEYGGLYMVYDKNSFGKIHYTYMDAIDLQYKGLSMGQEIVLTSYAAIDFSGNRLEGQILESIGLLEELIALNLSNNAFTSHIPPSFANLMKLESLDMSRNQLFGTIPNGLGSLSFLAYINVSHNQLKGEIPQGPQIIGQSISSFEGNAGLCGLPLEETCFGSNTNTPPTQQPKEENEEEEQVLSWKGVAIGYGPGVLVGLAIAQLIASYKPEWLAKIIGPPMRKSR is encoded by the coding sequence ATGAATGAGTatgggggtttatatatggtaTATGATAAAAATTCTTTTGGTAAAATTCACTATACCTATATGGATGCTATAGATTTGCAATACAAAGGCCTATCTATGGGGCAAGAGATAGTCCTGACTTCCTACGCTGCCATTGATTTCTCTGGGAACAGACTTGAAGGACAGATTCTTGAATCTATCGGTCTCTTGGAGGAATTGATTGCGCTCAACTTATCGAACAACGCCTTCACAAGCCATATTCCTCCGTCTTTCGCCAATCTTATGAAACTCGAGTCACTTGATATGTCAAGAAATCAACTCTTTGGAACTATTCCCAATGGACTAGGGAGCCTCTCGTTTTTGGCGTACATAAACGTGTCTCACAACCAACTCAAGGGTGAAATACCACAAGGACCACAAATTATTGGGCAATCTATATCTTCCTTTGAAGGGAATGCTGGTCTTTGTGGTCTTCCTTTGGAGGAGACTTGCTTTGGGAGTAATACTAATACGCCACCAACACAACAGCCTAAAGAAGAAAACGAGGAAGAGGAACAAGTGTTGAGCTGGAAAGGGGTGGCCATAGGATATGGACCTGGAGTGTTGGTTGGATTGGCAATAGCACAACTCATTGCTTCATACAAGCCCGAGTGGCTTGCAAAGATTATTGGTCCGCCAATGCGTAAAAGCCGTTAG
- the LOC104704263 gene encoding uncharacterized protein LOC104704263 has protein sequence MIKNEEKMRVRIAKERSDLRDLSAAAIKATYNTRKPGEVERCIDMLKHLKSLSLSVKDMEHSESIAKLEDLRSHRNPKIREAAQALFHSWLKTIYTQGSDNSFQATLTKARLERKKHVLIRCSKLKKREERRSMSREATTISLLKNKKDESYQTLEAVEIKKTIKLSELNKKQDQRSLTRETEKIKKEARNDVLVLKQKEDHKSETWEGKFFKKDTKNDLKQLNLKRRCVALEDGTVKKPREDISYVPSSGSLTKKTTTEKELKNKKVDEMVKLFEAAKKAADVANAKGILLGKLEASRCIDALSLIMKINISPKTTEPRRMMEKLEGLTKHKDRKICHVASALLHLWRQRIRDQESVTKTTFPTNSRKVR, from the coding sequence ATGATCAAGAACGAAGAAAAGATGAGAGTAAGGATTGCCAAAGAGAGATCGGACTTACGTGACTTGAGTGCTGCTGCAATTAAGGCTACGTACAATACACGGAAGCCAGGCGAAGTCGAGCGATGCATCGATATGTTGAAGCACTTGAAGTCTCTGTCTCTTTCCGTGAAGGATATGGAACATTCTGAATCAATAGCTaagctggaggatttgagaagtCATAGGAACCCTAAGATCCGGGAGGCAGCGCAAGCCTTGTTTCATTCGTGGTTAAAGACAATCTACACCCAAGGAAGCGACAACTCTTTCCAAGCTACTCTTACCAAGGCTCGTCTAGAGAGGAAGAAGCATGTTCTAATAAGGTGTTCAAAGTTGAAGAAGAGGGAAGAACGGAGATCTATGTCTCGTGAAGCCACCACCATCTCGCTGTTGAAGAATAAAAAAGACGAGAGTTATCAAACTCTTGAAGCGGTAGAGATTAAGAAAACGATCAAACTCTCGGAATTGAATAAGAAACAAGATCAGCGATCATTGACTCGTGAAACagagaagatcaagaaagaaGCAAGGAACGACGTTTTGGTGCTGAAACAGAAAGAGGATCATAAATCTGAGACTTGGGAAGGgaaattttttaagaaagatACAAAGAATGATCTAAAGCAGCTCAACCTAAAGAGAAGATGTGTCGCTTTGGAGGATGGTACGGTGAAGAAGCCACGTGAAGATATTTCCTACGTACCAAGTTCCGGTTCATTGACAAAGAAGACTACAACAGAAAAGGagctgaagaacaagaaagtggATGAGATGGTGAAGCTGTTCGAAGCAGCAAAGAAAGCTGCTGATGTGGCCAACGCTAAGGGCATTCTCTTGGGTAAACTAGAGGCCTCTCGCTGCATTGATGCACTCTCGCTAATTATGAAAATCAACATTTCTCCAAAAACTACTGAGCCAAGGAGGATGATGGAAAAGCTTGAGGGACTTACAAAGCATAAAGACCGCAAAATTTGCCATGTGGCATCAGCCCTTCTTCACCTTTGGAGACAGAGGATCAGAGATCAAGAGTCTGTGACCAAGACGACGTTTCCTACCAACTCCCGTAAAGTTCGTTAG
- the LOC104704261 gene encoding LRR receptor-like serine/threonine-protein kinase FLS2: MSALHLRFLFLSLLLLCCVSPSSFLSIPSRFTDPIVGLAACRPYQIKAFTQFKNEFDTRHCNHSDDFNGVWCDNSTGAVTKLQLRDCLNGTLKPNSSLFGFHQLRYLDLSQNHFTSASIPSEFGNLNKLEVLSLSSNGFLGQVPSSFSNLSMLSSLDLYQNELSGSFPLVRNLSKLTGLDLSNNHFSGILNPNSSLFGLHHLRYLDLCFNNFSSSLSSEFGNLNKLEVFVLSSNSFFGQVPPTFSNLTLLRHLWLDQNMLTGSFPLVQNLTELFILALFHNHFSGTIPSSLLTMPSLTMLTLNENHLTGSFEFPNSSSSSKLVSLELANNHFEEQILKPISKLITLEYLDLSFLNTSYPIDLSLFSPLKSLASLVLSGNKISQASLSSGSNIMLTVKYLTLEHCGINKFPNILRTLEKLELINLNNNRIKGKIPEWLWRLPRLSAVFSVNNSLNGFEGSAEILLNSAVRTLDLELNSFEGPLPNPPLSINILSVAHNNFTGKVPLSICNRSSLDVLFLSYNNFSGPIPQCLSNLTIACLRKNSLEGSIPDAFYVGTSLLTLDVGFNRITGKLPRSLHNCSSLRFLSVDNNGIKTRFLFGSRVYQICVSLPFVQTNSTVLYLLLIKVHSDFLSCGYLR, encoded by the coding sequence ATGTCGGCTTTGCATCtgcgttttctttttctttcgctACTCTTACTCTGTTGTGTCTCTCCTTCAAGCTTCTTAAGTATACCCTCCAGATTCACTGATCCGATTGTTGGTCTTGCTGCTTGTCGTCCCTACCAGATCAAAGCTTTTACGCAGTTCAAGAACGAGTTTGACACCCGCCATTGCAACCACAGTGACGACTTCAATGGAGTCTGGTGCGACAACTCAACTGGTGCGGTCACGAAGCTACAACTCAGGGACTGTCTCAATGGAACTCTGAAGCCCAACAGTAGCCTCTTCGGGTTTCATCAGCTTCGTTACCTTGATCTCTCTCAAAATCACTTCACCTCCGCTTCAATCCCTTCCGAGTTTGGAAATCTCAACAAATTAGAGGTTTTATCTCTTTCCTCTAACggctttcttggccaagttccTTCCTCATTTAGTAACCTCAGCATGCTTTCCTCGTTAGACCTTTACCAAAACGAGCTCAGTGGTAGTTTCCCACTTGTGCGGAATCTAAGCAAGCTCACAGGTCTAGACCTTTCCAATAATCATTTTTCTGGAATACTGAATCCCAACAGTAGCCTCTTTGGGCTGCACCACCTCCGTTACCTTGATCTCTGTTTCAACAATTTCAGTTCCTCACTCTCTTCTGAATTTGGCAATCTCAACAAATTAGAGGTCTTTGTTCTTTCCTCTAATAGTTTCTTCGGTCAAGTTCCCCCCACATTTAGTAACCTGACTTTGTTGAGACACTTGTGGCTTGATCAAAACATGCTCACTGGTAGTTTCCCACTTGTACAAAATCTAACCGAGCTCTTCATTTTAGCACTTTTTCATAATCACTTCTCTGGAACCattccttcttctctcctcaCTATGCCTTCCTTAACAATGTTGACATTGAATGAGAACCATCTCACCGGTTCTTTTGAATTTCCCAATTCCTCTTCGTCATCGAAGCTAGTGTCCCTCGAACTTGCCAATAACCATTTTgaagaacaaatattaaagCCTATCTCAAAGCTCATCACCCTCGAATATCTAGACCTTTCTTTCCTAAACACAAGCTACCCGATTGACTTAAGCTTGTTCTCACCTCTGAAGTCTTTGGCATCCCTCGTTCTTTCCGGAAACAAAATCTCTCAAGCCAGTTTAAGTTCAGGTTCAAACATAATGTTGACCGTGAAATACTTGACCTTGGAGCACTGCGGCATCAACAAGTTCCCAAACATCTTAAGAACCCTTGAGAAGTTGGAATTGATAAATTTAAACAACAATAGAATAAAAGGGAAAATACCCGAGTGGTTATGGAGACTTCCTCGTCTTAGCGCAGTGTTTTCCGTAAATAACTCGTTAAATGGTTTCGAAGGTTCGGcggaaattttattaaattcagCAGTGCGGACATTAGATTTGGAGTTAAACAGTTTTGAAGGACCACTTCCGAATCCACCACTCTCTATCAATATCTTGTCTGTGGCTCACAATAACTTTACAGGGAAGGTACCTCTTTCAATATGCAACCGAAGCTCTCTCGATGTTCTTTTCTTATCCTACAACAACTTCAGTGGCCCAATTCCAcaatgtctgagtaatttgacAATTGCGTGTCTCCGGAAGAATAGCTTGGAAGGAAGTATTCCTGACGCATTCTATGTCGGTACCTCTCTATTGACGCTCGACGTTGGCTTCAATCGAATAACCGGGAAGCTTCCAAGATCTCTTCACAATTGTTCATCTCTAAGGTTTCTAAGCGTTGACAACAATGGAATCAAAACACGTTTCCTTTTTGGCTCAAGGGTTTACCAAATTTGCGTGTCCTTACCCTTCGTTCAAACAAATTCTACGGTCCTATATCTCCTCCTCATCAAGGTCCACTCGGATTTCCTGAGCTGCGGATATTTGAGATAA
- the LOC104704260 gene encoding uncharacterized protein LOC104704260, giving the protein MDWSYKSREDWFHHGEVKSGTECRKYTSQWNEEILGLFKAAEFMDEELVSQGDLIDAADGDDKVEDEFLAKLADAETPLYPGCTNYNKLSVIVSLFRLKTQSGWSDRSFDSLLETFNRCYPRIMYCTHPCMRNQYEELDSCPKCSSSRWKINKRIGEVKKGTPQKVLRYFPIIPRLKRMFRSEDKTEDLRWHFSNKSTDGKMRHLVDSVTWDQMNENYPSFAAEERNIRLGLSTDGFNPFNMKNVNYSAWPVLLVNYNMPPDKCMKEENIMLTLLIPGPTQPGKNIDVYLEPLIEDLNHLWEKGEVTYDAFSRTIFTLRAMLMWTIQDFLAYGNLTGCKVKCIMGCPVCGKHSYSFWLSNCRKHVYMSHRKSLSPTHVCRQKKSWFDGKAEHGRKGRILTGHNIYQILKKYKNDFGNVKVNGRKRKMQDRDGSASDTDDESSESEEEEEQVDEEELSRWKKRSIFFKLDYWKEMPVRHNLDVMHVERNVAASLVSTMLHSVKSKDGINARKDMQLLGIRKDLHPQARGKRIYLPPGPWSLSKTEKKIDDCTVKGLKSHDYHVLMQQLLPVAIRGLLPKCVRIAIGRLCAFFNKLCQRVIDREAISVMEHEDVETICMFERFFPPSFFDIMVHLTVHLGREAQLCGPVHFRWMYPFERYMKVLKDFVRNMARPEGCIAESYLAEECMRFCSDFLKKTTNADEKMERNADYENCSILEGRPISAPTSCTLTENEKNIAHLAVIHNMALIDPYVE; this is encoded by the exons ATGGATTGGAGTTACAAGTCGAGGGAGGACTGGTTTCATCATGGAGAAGTGAAATCAGGGACTGAGTGTAGAAAGTACACAAGCCAGTGGAACGAAGAGATCTTAGGTTTGTTCAAAGCTGCTGAGTTTATGGATGAAGAGCTGGTTAGTCAGGGTGATTTAATTGATGCTGCTGATGGGGATGATAAGGTAGAAGATGAGTTCTTAGCCAAGCTAGCTGATGCAGAAACACCACTGTATCCAGGTTGCACAAACTACAACAAACTATCTGTGATTGTTTCACTCTTTAGGTTAAAGACTCAGAGTGGTTGGTCTGACAGAAGTTTTGATAGTCTACTTGAGACTTTTAACAGATGCTACCCAAGGATAATGTATTGCACACATCCTTGTATGAG AAATCAGTACGAGGAGCTCGACAGTTGTCCTAAATGCAGTTCTTCGCGATGGAAGATTAACAAGCGAATTGGCGAGGTGAAGAAAGGTACTCCACAGAAAGTACTTAGGTACTTTCCGATAATTCCACGTCTCAAAAGGATGTTCAGGTCAGAGGACAAGACGGAAGACTTACGGTGGCATTTCAGTAATAAGAGCACAGATGGAAAAATGCGTCATCTGGTAGATTCTGTGACGTGGGATCAAATGAATGAAAACTATCCGTCATTTGCTGCAGAAGAAAGGAACATTAGGCTTGGACTCTCCACAGATGGGTTTAATCCTTTCAACATGAAAAATGTTAACTATAGTGCATGGCCTGTTTTGCTAGTCAATTACAACATGCCACCTGACAAGTGTATGAAAGAGGAGAACATCATGTTGACATTGTTGATTCCTGGACCAACTCAACCTGGAAAAAATATAGATGTGTATTTAGAACCTCTTATAGAGGATCTAAACCATCTGTGGGAGAAAGGAGAGGTAACGTATGATGCATTCAGTCGCACTATATTCACCTTAAGAGCAATGCTTATGTGGACCATACAAGATTTTCTGGCATATGGAAATCTAACAGGCTGCAAAGTTAAATGCATAATGGGTTGTCCTGTTTGCGGGAAGCACTCATATAGTTTTTGGTTGAGTAATTGTAGAAAGCACGTGTATATGTCTCACCGGAAGTCTCTGTCACCCACCCATGTTTGTAGACAAAAGAAATCATGGTTTGATGGTAAAGCTGAGCATGGAAGAAAAGGTAGGATTCTGACTGGTCACAacatttatcaaatactcaaaaaatataagaatgatTTTGGGAATGTAAAAGTAAatggaagaaagaggaagatgcaAGATCGTGATGGATCAGCCTCTGATACTGATGATGAATCCAgtgaatcagaagaagaggaagaacaagtaGATGAAGAAGAGCTATCCAGATGGAAAAAGCGGTCAATCTTCTTCAAGTTAGATTATTGGAAg GAAATGCCGGTTAGGCATAACTTAGACGTGATGCACGTGGAGAGAAATGTTGCTGCTAGTCTTGTCTCTACAATGCTGCATTCTGTGAAATCAAAGGATGGTATTAATGCTCGGAAAGATATGCAACTGCTTGGTATTCGAAAGGATTTACATCCCCAAGCACGTGGAAAAAGAATCTACCTTCCTCCAGGTCCTTGGTCTCTgtccaaaacagagaagaaa ATAGACGATTGTACGGTTAAGGGTCTTAAATCACATGATTATCATGTgttgatgcaacaacttcttccgGTTGCGATCAGAG GTTTATTACCTAAATGTGTTAGGATAGCTATTGGACGCTTATGCGCTTTCTTCAACAAACTGTGTCAGCGTGTTATTGACAGAGAGGCAATTTCTGTAATGGAGCATGAAGATGTGGAAACTATCTGCATGTTTGAGAGGTTCTTTCCTCCAAGTTTCTTTGACATAATGGTGCATTTAACAGTCCACTTAGGCAGAGAAGCTCAGTTATGTGGACCAGTTCATTTTCGTTGGATGTACCCATTTGAAAG GTACATGAAAGTTCTGAAGGACTTTGTAAGAAACATGGCAAGACCAGAGGGTTGTATTGCTGAGTCATATCTCGCTGAGGAGTGCATGCGGTTTTGCAGTGATTTCTTGAAAAAGACAACAAATGCTGATGAGAAAATGGAAAGAAATGCTGATTATGAGAATTGCTCTATATTGGAGGGTCGTCCTATATCAGCACCTACTTCATGTACTCTTACTGAGAATGAGAAGAACATAGCACATCTTGCTGTCATTCATAATATGGCTCTAATTGATCCTTATGTGGAGTAA